From a single Streptomyces liliifuscus genomic region:
- a CDS encoding GNAT family N-acetyltransferase has translation MPEPRPRSENRSMDTAATGLTFRDATDADVDALVVLIESAYRGDSSRTGWTTEADILEGQRTDPEGVRAVIKSSDSRLLTVERDGTVVACCQLEHRGDHAYFGMFAVSPALQGAGLGKVIIAEAERFARETWAVKEMHMTVISVREDLIAWYERRGYRRTGEMTPFPYGDERFGIPQRDDLRFELLVKPLA, from the coding sequence GTGCCCGAGCCGCGCCCGAGATCGGAGAACCGCTCCATGGACACCGCCGCCACCGGACTGACGTTCCGCGACGCCACCGACGCCGACGTGGACGCCCTCGTCGTGCTGATCGAGTCGGCCTACCGGGGAGACTCCAGCCGCACCGGGTGGACCACCGAGGCGGACATCCTGGAAGGCCAGCGGACCGACCCGGAGGGCGTGCGCGCGGTCATCAAGTCCTCCGACAGCCGTCTGCTGACCGTCGAGCGCGACGGCACGGTGGTCGCCTGCTGCCAGCTCGAACACCGCGGCGACCACGCCTACTTCGGGATGTTCGCGGTCAGCCCCGCACTCCAGGGCGCCGGCCTCGGCAAGGTGATCATCGCCGAGGCGGAGCGGTTCGCCCGCGAGACCTGGGCCGTCAAGGAGATGCACATGACCGTGATCTCCGTACGCGAGGACCTCATCGCCTGGTACGAGCGGCGCGGTTACCGCCGTACGGGAGAGATGACCCCCTTCCCGTACGGCGACGAGCGGTTCGGCATCCCGCAGCGCGACGATCTGCGCTTCGAGCTCCTGGTGAAGCCGCTCGCATAA